Genomic DNA from Halobaculum sp. MBLA0147:
CGGTACAGGCAAATCGCAGCTCCTCTCGTACACCCAGAACATCGCGCCACGGTCGGTGTACACCTCCGGGAAGGGGTCGTCGGCCGCGGGGTTGTGTGTCACCGGAGACACACTCGTCCACACGACCGACGGGATCAGGCGAATCGAAGACATCGTCACACCCGACATTCCGGAGTCGGTGGAGACGGAGACTGCAGTCGAACGAGCGCTCGACCTCTACACGTACGACGAAGCGACCGGTGAGACGACGGTCGCATCCACGTCACACGTCTGGCGGATGCCACCGAAGCCGTGTCGACGGATCGAGACGGCCAGTGGGACACAGCTAGAGACATCGCGGAACACACCAGTTCTGACGTGTGGCGACGACGGCCCCGAGTGGACACCGATCTCCGAGGTCGAAGCGGGGGATCACGTCGGGACCCCCAATTTCGACGGGATCGAACGATCGTCACCGGCGACCGACGAGTCTGCCGAGGACCCAGACGGGGCACCAGCGATGACCGACGGTGCTGTCGGGTCCACGGATGGGGCCGATCTGGAATGGGACAGAGTGGTCACCACTGTCGACACCGGTGAGAAAGAATTGTACGATCTGACCGTTCCGGAGACCAACAACTTCGTCGCCAACGGCGTCGTGACACACAACACCGCTGCAGCCGTCCGCGACGACTTCGGCGACGGCCAGCAGTGGACGCTGGAGGCGGGGGCGTTGGTGCTCGCGGACAAGGGGATCGCGGCCATCGACGAACTCGACAAGATGGCCGAAGACGACAGGTCTGCGATGCACGAGGCATTAGAACAACAATCTATTAGCATAAGCAAGGCTGGAATAAACGCGACACTCAAATCGCGGTGTTCGTTGTTGGGGGCGGCGAACCCGAAGTACGGGCGGTTCGACCAGTACGAGCCGATCGGCGAGCAGATCGACCTGGAGCCGGCGTTGATCTCGCGGTTCGACCTGATCTTCACGGTGACGGATCAGCCGGACCCGGACCACGACGCGAAGCTGGCGGATCACATCCTCACGACGAACTACGCGGGGGAGTTGAACACCCAGCAGACGGAGATGACCAACAGCGAGGTGACGCGCCAACAGGTCGAAGACGTCCAAGAGGAGGTCGCGCCGGTGGTCGACGCCGAACTCCTCAGGAAGTACGTCGCCTACTCGAAGCGGAACTGCTTCCCGCGGATGACGGACGCCGCTCGCGACGCGATCCAGGAGTTCTACGTCGATCTCCGGTCGAAAGGTGCCGACGAGGACGCCCCGGTCCCCGTCACCGCCCGGAAGTTGGAGGCGACCGTCCGGCTCGCGGAGGCGTCCGCTCGCGTCCGCTTGGCCGACGAGGTGACCGCCGACGACGCCGAGCGCGTCATCGAGATCGTCCGCTCGTGTCTCCAGGACATCGGGGTCGACCCCGAGACCGGCGAGTTCGACGCCGACGTGGTCGAGACCGGCACCTCGAAGAGTCAACGTGACCGGATCAAGAACCTCAAGGACCTCCTCCGGGAGGTCGACGAGGAGTACGAGGACGAACCCGGCGCCCCCCGCGACCAGGTGCTGGAGCGCGCCGACGAGGTCGGGATGGACCGCTCGAAGGTCGAAGACGAGATCGAGAAGCTGAAGACGAAGGGCGATCTCTACATGCCGGACGGCGACCACATCAAGGTGGTCTGACACCGACCTTTTTCACTCCTCGGGGTGGCCGCCTGCGGCGGCCACCCGAGGAAAAAAGCTCGATCAAAAAGGGCCGCGAGCGCGCCCCGCGGGGCGCGCTCGCGGTGGATTGCGGTGCCGCGACCGCACCGCTCCGCCGCCGCCCCGCACCGCTCTGCTCCGCCGCCGCCCCGCACCGCACCGCTCTGCTCCGCCGCCGCCCCGCACCGCTCTGCTCCGCCGCCGCCCCGCACCGCACCGCTCTGCTCCGCCGCCGCCCCGCACCGCTCTGCACCGCTCCGCCGCCGCCCCGCACCGCTCCGCTCTGCTCCGCCACCGCTTGGCGCCGCTACCACCACACCACCACCGCCGCACCGCGAGTTCGTGTGTCTCTGTGACCGTCTCACTCTCGATCTCGGACATCGTCGTACGCGGCGTCGAAGAACGCCCGTTCGAGTGTCACCGTCCGGCAGAACAGATCCGCGACCCGCGCCTCGCGGCGCGGCGAGAGTCGCGGCCTGACGGCGTCCAGCTCCTCGCGGAGCCACGTCACCGTCTCGGAGAACCCCTCGTTCGCGTGGAGCTCGATCCACTCCGCGAGGTAGAACCGCTCGGGACCCCCCTCGGTCGCCGCCCGCGTCGCCCACGAGCGGTACACCCACTCCGCGGGGACGACGACCGCCAGCGTCTCCGCGTACCCACCGGCCCGCGCGGCACGACCGAGCAGGTCGACGAACGCCGCCGTCGAGGGCGCGAGGTCGGGACTCGCCCGGGCCGACTCGGGGACCCCGAGGGCGTCGAACGATCGCCGGAAGTAGTCGTCCTCGTCGTCCGTCAACACCGCCAGGAAGTCGACCAGCCGCGACTGTGTCGCCGGGTCGGGTGCCTCCCCGACCGCGTGTCCGAGGAGGCCGACCAGGTCCCCAACGAAGGCGTAGTCCTGGACGAGGTACCGCCGGAAGACCGCATCTGCGACATCTCCACTGGCCACTTCGTGTGTGAACCGGTGGTCGACGGCCGCGGTCCAGTCCGGTTCGGCACGTGCGCGAAGCCAGTCGGTGAACCGGTCGGCGTCGGCGTCCGTGAACCGCTCGGGTGCACTCTCATCCGACGGCTCGGGTGCGTCGGCCGTCACAGGTCCCACTCCTCGCGTCGCCACGCGGCGTCCCAGAAGCGGTACTCGTAGCGGGCGGAAGTCCGGAACAGCTCCCGGTACCGCTCGCGGTCCGCGGCCGTCGCCTCGCGCGCCACGTCGTCCATCAGCGTCAGACACCAGTCGGTGAGTTCCGAGAACTCCTCGCCCGCGTACGTCTCGATCCACTCGGCGTACCGCTCGTCGGCCGGCAGCCCGCGCTCGGCGAGCCGCAGCCCGACCTCGTTGAACCCCCACATACACGGGAGCAGCGCCGCGACGGTGTCGCCGAACGTCCCGGTCGCCGCCGTCCGGACGAGGAAGTCCGTGTACCCCCGCGTCGTCGGCGACGGCTCCGTCGCCTCCAGATCGGCCTCGTCGATCCCGAACTCGGCCGCGTACGACCGGTGGAGGTCCATCTCCGTGTTCACCGTCGACTCCAGCAACTCCGCGAACGTCCCCATCCGGTCGAGATCCGGCGCGTTCGCCGCCC
This window encodes:
- a CDS encoding ATP-binding protein; amino-acid sequence: MSQVERQELEEFRGFYRRYYEDDIAELAQRYPNEQRSLYVEYDDLYRFDAELAERYLNKPEDMREIAEEALRTYDLPADVSLGQAHVRLRGLPASNTIDIRNIRVVDDHIGSMVAVQGIVRKATDVRPKIVEAAFECQRCGTMTYIPQSDSGFQEPHECQGCERQGPFRINHDQSEFVDAQTIRVQESPEGLRGGETPQAIDVYLEDDVCGEVTPGDHVSVAGVLHIEQQTSGNEKTALFDLYMDGVTVTIEDEEFEDMDISDEDVAEILELADSPDIYEKMVDSVAPSIYGYEQEKLAIVLQLFGGVTKHLPDESRIRGDLHMLLIGDPGTGKSQLLSYTQNIAPRSVYTSGKGSSAAGLCVTGDTLVHTTDGIRRIEDIVTPDIPESVETETAVERALDLYTYDEATGETTVASTSHVWRMPPKPCRRIETASGTQLETSRNTPVLTCGDDGPEWTPISEVEAGDHVGTPNFDGIERSSPATDESAEDPDGAPAMTDGAVGSTDGADLEWDRVVTTVDTGEKELYDLTVPETNNFVANGVVTHNTAAAVRDDFGDGQQWTLEAGALVLADKGIAAIDELDKMAEDDRSAMHEALEQQSISISKAGINATLKSRCSLLGAANPKYGRFDQYEPIGEQIDLEPALISRFDLIFTVTDQPDPDHDAKLADHILTTNYAGELNTQQTEMTNSEVTRQQVEDVQEEVAPVVDAELLRKYVAYSKRNCFPRMTDAARDAIQEFYVDLRSKGADEDAPVPVTARKLEATVRLAEASARVRLADEVTADDAERVIEIVRSCLQDIGVDPETGEFDADVVETGTSKSQRDRIKNLKDLLREVDEEYEDEPGAPRDQVLERADEVGMDRSKVEDEIEKLKTKGDLYMPDGDHIKVV
- a CDS encoding TenA family protein, whose translation is MTADAPEPSDESAPERFTDADADRFTDWLRARAEPDWTAAVDHRFTHEVASGDVADAVFRRYLVQDYAFVGDLVGLLGHAVGEAPDPATQSRLVDFLAVLTDDEDDYFRRSFDALGVPESARASPDLAPSTAAFVDLLGRAARAGGYAETLAVVVPAEWVYRSWATRAATEGGPERFYLAEWIELHANEGFSETVTWLREELDAVRPRLSPRREARVADLFCRTVTLERAFFDAAYDDVRDRE
- the tenA gene encoding thiaminase II — its product is MSFTDEIDDEAEMYWEAILEHPMVEQLGAGTLDEAPFRYWVRQDYVYLTEYARLFALGAANAPDLDRMGTFAELLESTVNTEMDLHRSYAAEFGIDEADLEATEPSPTTRGYTDFLVRTAATGTFGDTVAALLPCMWGFNEVGLRLAERGLPADERYAEWIETYAGEEFSELTDWCLTLMDDVAREATAADRERYRELFRTSARYEYRFWDAAWRREEWDL